A genomic region of Glycine max cultivar Williams 82 chromosome 15, Glycine_max_v4.0, whole genome shotgun sequence contains the following coding sequences:
- the LOC100786927 gene encoding uncharacterized protein encodes MPSLQTALPPELANNAIRLYRECLRRAKYIGHRKHNTELLVDMVRQQFKKHMHETDPEKIQKLKDGAARGLINHILYESEQMTGSKFSKSKQPNLLYPK; translated from the exons ATGCCGTCCCTTCAAACTGCACTTCCTCCTGAGCTCGCCAACAATGCCATTAGG CTTTACCGTGAATGCCTGCGAAGAGCTAAGTATATTGGTCATCGG AAACATAACACGGAGCTTCTTGTTGATATGGTGAGACAACAGTTTAAGAAACACATGCATGAGACAGATCCCGAGAAGATTCAGAAGTTAAAGGATGG TGCTGCAAGGGGGCTTATCAATCACATATTGTATGAGTCAGAGCAAATGACAGGTTCTAAATTTAGCAAGAGCAAACAACCTAATTTGCTTTATCCCAAATGA
- the LOC100785528 gene encoding polygalacturonase At1g48100, with product MSLIHWSLILWITMMLFIHNLDNVEGRYHYHKGQKKNSPAPNPPAESPTPPEDPPSPPSNSPSVPSDPYPNDPPGDSPSGCIFDVRSFGAVGDGSADDTDAFVAAWKEACAVESGVVLVPEDYCFKITSTIFTGPCKPGLVFQVDGTLMAPDGPECWPKEDSHSQWLVFYRLDQMTLTGKGTIEGNGEQWWDLPCKPHRGPDGKTVSGPCDSPTMIRFFMSSNLVLSGVKIQNSPMFHVKFDGCQGVLIDKLSISSPKLSPNTDGIHLGNTRGVGIYNSMISNGDDCISIGPGCSDVDIEGVTCAPTHGISIGSLGVHNSQACVSNLTVRNTIIKESDNGLRIKTWQGGTGSVTGLRFENIQMENVRNCIIIDQYYCMSKECLNQTSAVHVNDVTYRNIKGTYDVRTPPIHFACSDTVACTNITLSEIELLPYEGELLDDPFCWNAYGTQETMTIPPLDCLREGEPDTVVELSAYDCRS from the exons ATGAGTCTCATTCACTGGTCTTTAATCTTATGGATCACCATGATGCTTTTCATCCATAATTTGGATAATGTGGAAGGAAGATACCACTATCACAAGGGGCAGAAGAAAAATTCCCCAGCTCCTAATCCACCTGCTGAGTCCCCTACACCACCAGAGGACCCTCCTTCACCCCCTTCTAATTCCCCAAGTGTTCCCTCTGACCCTTATCCCAATGATCCTCCTGGGGACTCCCCTTCAGGCTGCATTTTCGATGTCAGGTCCTTTGGTGCAGTTGGAGATGGTTCAGCTGATGACACCGATGCATTCGTGGCAGCATGGAAAGAAGCTTGTGCAGTGGAGTCAGGGGTTGTTCTTGTTCCAGAAGATTACTGCTTCAAAATTACTTCAACTATCTTTACAGGTCCATGCAAGCCAGGACTAGTATTTCAA GTGGATGGTACTCTAATGGCACCAGATGGACCAGAATGTTGGCCTAAGGAAGATAGCCACAGTCAATGGCTTGTGTTCTATCGACTTGATCAAATGACTCTTACTGGGAAAGGAACCATAGAAGGCAATGGAGAACAGTGGTGGGATCTTCCTTGCAAACCTCACAGG GGTCCCGATGGAAAAACTGTATCAGGACCATGTGATAGCCCTACA ATGATACGGTTCTTCATGAGCTCCAATTTGGTGCTGAGTGGGGTGAAAATTCAGAACAGTCCCATGTTCCACGTCAAATTCGATGGTTGCCAAGGAGTACTCATCGATAAGTTGTCAATTTCTTCGCCTAAACTCAGTCCCAATACTGATGGAATCCACCTAGGAAATACAAGAGGTGTTGGGATATATAACTCCATGATAAGCaatg GTGATGATTGCATTTCAATTGGACCCGGGTGCTCCGATGTGGACATAGAGGGTGTTACTTGTGCTCCTACCCATGGTATTAG CATTGGAAGCCTTGGAGTGCACAACTCCCAGGCATGTGTCTCAAACTTAACGGTTCGCAACACCATCATAAAGGAATCAGACAATGGCCTCAGGATCAAGACATGGCAAGGTGGAACGGGCTCAGTGACAGGCCTAAGATTTGAGAACATCCAAATGGAGAATGTGAGGAACTGCATCATCATTGACCAATACTATTGCATGTCCAAGGAGTGTCTCAACCAAACTTCAGCTGTGCATGTAAACGATGTGACGTATAGGAACATAAAGGGTACTTATGATGTGAGAACACCTCCTATACACTTTGCATGCAGTGACACTGTGGCTTGCACTAACATAACACTCTCTGAGATTGAGCTTTTGCCATACGAAGGGGAGCTACTAGATGACCCTTTTTGCTGGAATGCTTATGGAACTCAAGAGACCATGACTATTCCCCCACTTGATTGCTTAAGAGAAGGTGAACCTGATACAGTTGTGGAGCTCTCAGCATATGATTGTAGGAGTTAA